TTCGTGAGCGATTTCAAAATCTGTCTTCATTATGCTTGATTTGGATTAACATTATTAGATTAATACGCCGTAAAATTAACCCATTTATTCTCAAAATACAAATTTTTTGAAAGAAAAAAATCAAAAATTGCACACTTTTATAACAATGTGAATATGCTTTGACACATAGAGTTTACAATTTGAGTTGCTAAAAGATGCAATGAAAGAAAAATCCGTTGATACTTTCCTGTAGTGAAAGAAAACCTGAGTTCGAGATAAACCAACAAGTATCTTTCTCAAAAATCTCACGGAATCACAGATATTTTTAATCCGAATTCAGATAGAATCAGGATAATTGTGTTGTGTGTTTCTCTGTTGGAGGAGATAAATTTATGAAATTCAGAAAGCCTATATAACTTAACAAACAATCTCACTCATAAGTAACTGATAATCAAATAATAACACATTCATTACCAAACGTGCGAAGATTGCGTTCCATTCTTCGCAAAAACGCATTTTATTCTTGCGAAGAATGGAACGCAATCTTCGGTTAATTGGAAACTGTGTTTCCATCAGCCTGAAACGGGTATTGCTCTGCTGAATGGAAACGACGCTAAACGCCTACATATCTTCGGCTGCTTCCTGTGCCCTCTTGCGCTCGTCGAGTAGCTGAAAGTCTTTCTTCTGGAGCACAAAGTCCGTACCGAGATATTTTTCCTTCACGGTCTTGTTGGCTGCCAGTTCCTCGGGCGTACCCTTGAACAGGATGCGTCCCTCGAAAAGCAGGTAGGCACGGTCGGTGATGTTCAGCGTCTCGTGTACGTTGTGGTCGGTAATGAGAATACCGATGTTGCGGAATTTCAGCCTCCATACGATGTGCTGAATGTCCTCAACGGCAATAGGGTCCACGCCGGCAAACGGCTCATCGAGCATAATGAACTTAGGGTCGATGGCAAGGCAACGGGCTATCTCGCAGCGGCGGCGTTCTCCTCCGGAAAGACGGTCGCCGAGATTCTTGCGCACCTTCTCCAGACGGAACTCGCGGATAAGGCTTTCCATCTTCTCCACACGTTCCCGCGCATTGAGTTTCGTCATTTCGAGCACACTCATAATATTGTCCTCAACGCTCATCTTCCGGAAAACACTCGCTTCCTGAGGCAGATAACCTATGCCGGCTTTCGCACGCTTATAGACCGGATAGTTCGTGATTTCCTGATCATCGATGAACACGTGGCCGTCGTTCGGCACCACAAGTCCCGTGGTCATATAGAAAGAGGTGGTCTTGCCGGCACCATTGGGTCCCAGCAAACCTACGATTTCGCCCTGACGCACGTTGATGCTCACGCCATTCGCCACCGTGCGCTTTCCGTATCGCTTCACGAGGCCTTCAGTACGAAGAACACTGCTCTTCTCTTCTTCGGGAGCAACTGTTATGTTTTCTGTTTCAGACATTGCTTGATGATTTTTAATGGAGGCTGACGCTGCGAGCGTTGGGTTGCAAGGCTGCTTGCCGGGAGTGGCAAACTGGGCAGTCCGCAATCGGTCTTCTCCCTCTTGTCCCTGTCCTCACGTATCCTTGCCAACTTACCAACCCGCATCCCTGCCGAATTGTCGCCTTGTTTATCTCATCAACCCTCCAACTCTTTCCAATGCTGCAAAAGTAGTAAAATAAACGCTAATAACGTGGAGATATGCTAAAACTATTGAATATATTGCAGTTTTTTAGTGGATTTTGGTTACTTTTGCATCTACAATTAATAAAGATTTCAAAATGCTTATACTCAATTGGCTGTCCACTTTCGGCAAGTATCTGCTCCTGATGGGACGCACTTTCAGCCGACCGGAGCGTTTTCGTATGTTCCTGAAGCGATACGTTAAGGAAATGTCGCAGTTGGGTGTCGATTCCATCGGCATCGTTCTCCTCATCTCTTTCTTCATAGGAGCCGTCATCTGCATTCAGATCAAGCTGAATGTGCAGAGCCCTTGGATGCCGCACTGGGTGTCGGGCTACGTTACGCGAGAGATTATGCTGCTCGAATTTTCATCGAGCATTATGTGTCTGATTCTCTCCGGAAAGGTAGGCTCAAACATTGCATCCGAACTTGGCACTATGCGCGTAACGCAACAGATAGACGCTTTGGAGATTATGGGCATCAATTCCGCAAGCTACCTCATCCTACCAAAGATTATCGGGCTTATCACGATTATGCCGTTCCTCGTTATCTTCTCGGCAGCCACGGGCGTTGTCGGTGCGTATGCCACGGCTTATCTGGGACATATCATCACGCCTGCCGACCTGACATCGGGCATTCAGCACTCCTTCAATCCGTGGTTTATGTATATGAGCATCATCAAGGGGCTGTTCTTCGCCTTCATCATCGCGAGCGTATCGTCCTATTTCGGCTATACCGTGAAGGGTGGTTCCGTAGAAGTGGGCAAATCATCGACCGATGCCGTGGTCAGCTCAAGCGTATTGATATTGTTCAGCGACGTGTTCCTGACGCAGATGCTGAGTTGAGCGCCCATATCCCAATAACCATTCCATCAGGAACTAACGGAATTACCGCACAAATGTCCCAATCGTACATTTGTCTTAACTCCCCTTCACTCCTTTAACTCCCTTTCACTCCTAACAATAAACATGATCGAAGTAAAACATCTCTATAAATCTTTCGGAGAAAAAGAAGTTCTCCACGACATCAACACCGTTTTTGAAGACGGCAAAACCA
The Prevotella sp. HUN102 genome window above contains:
- the lptB gene encoding LPS export ABC transporter ATP-binding protein, which encodes MSETENITVAPEEEKSSVLRTEGLVKRYGKRTVANGVSINVRQGEIVGLLGPNGAGKTTSFYMTTGLVVPNDGHVFIDDQEITNYPVYKRAKAGIGYLPQEASVFRKMSVEDNIMSVLEMTKLNARERVEKMESLIREFRLEKVRKNLGDRLSGGERRRCEIARCLAIDPKFIMLDEPFAGVDPIAVEDIQHIVWRLKFRNIGILITDHNVHETLNITDRAYLLFEGRILFKGTPEELAANKTVKEKYLGTDFVLQKKDFQLLDERKRAQEAAEDM
- a CDS encoding ABC transporter permease, producing MLILNWLSTFGKYLLLMGRTFSRPERFRMFLKRYVKEMSQLGVDSIGIVLLISFFIGAVICIQIKLNVQSPWMPHWVSGYVTREIMLLEFSSSIMCLILSGKVGSNIASELGTMRVTQQIDALEIMGINSASYLILPKIIGLITIMPFLVIFSAATGVVGAYATAYLGHIITPADLTSGIQHSFNPWFMYMSIIKGLFFAFIIASVSSYFGYTVKGGSVEVGKSSTDAVVSSSVLILFSDVFLTQMLS